A window of Pomacea canaliculata isolate SZHN2017 linkage group LG3, ASM307304v1, whole genome shotgun sequence contains these coding sequences:
- the LOC112560414 gene encoding NADH-cytochrome b5 reductase 3-like isoform X1 — translation MSGVSRAVTVSVPIIIGVVVVGVTAVLAKIFLFGKKKKSSPVTLSNPDVKVPLKLIDKEEISPDTRRFRFALPSPHHVLGLPVGQHIYLTARIDGSLVIRPYTPVSSDDDKGFVDLVVKIYFKNVHPKFPEGGKMSQYLENMEIGDYIDFRGPNGLLVYEGRGMFKIRPDKKLEAQTRVARKVGMIAGGTGITPMLQLVRQVFKDPEDRTELWLLFANQTENDILLRVELEEIKAQYPSRFHLWYTLDRPPSGWTYSSGFVNDEVIKEHLPPPSDETLILMCGPPPMINFACLPNLDKLGYPPQCRFAY, via the exons ATGTCCGGCGTCAGCAGAGCTGTAACAGTT agtGTTCCAATTATCATTGGAGTAGTAGTGGTGGGCGTCACTGCAGTTCTGgctaaaatatttctgtttgggaaaaagaaaaagtcttccCCTGTTACATTGAGTAACCCTGATGTCAAAGTACCCTTGAAGCTGATTGACAAAGAG GAAATTAGCCCAGATACTAGAAGATTTCGTTTTGCCTTGCCGTCTCCACATCATGTTCTTGGTCTGCCTGTGG GTCAACACATCTATCTCACAGCACGTATTGATGGAAGCCTGGTTATTCGCCCCTACACTCCTGTTTCTAGTGATGATGACAAGGGTTTTGTTGATCTTGTTGTTAAG ATATACTTCAAGAATGTACATCCCAAATTTCCAGAAGGTGGCAAGATGTCTCAGTATTTAGAAAACATGGAAATTGGTGACTACATAGATTTCCGAGGACCCAATGGCCTGTTGGTGTATGAGGGACGAG GCATGTTCAAGATCCGACCTGACAAGAAACTGGAGGCACAGACGCGAGTGGCCCGCAAAGTAGGCATGATTGCAGGGGGAACTGGGATCACACCAATGTTGCAGTTGGTTCGCCAGGTTTTCAAAGATCCAGAAGACCGCACTGAGTTATGGCTTCTGTTTGCTAATCAG ACAGAGAATGACATCCTATTGAGGGTAGAGCTGGAAGAGATAAAGGCCCAGTACCCTAGTCGTTTTCATCTGTGGTACACGTTGGACCGGCCCCCATCAG GTTGGACATATAGCTCTGGTTTTGTCAATGATGAGGTGATCAAAGAACATCTCCCACCACCATCTGATGAGACTCTAATTCTCATGTGTGGGCCACCCCCCATGATCAACTTTGCTTGCCTTCCAAATCTAGACAAGCTGGGTTATCCACCGCAGTGCCGCTTTGCTTACTGA
- the LOC112560414 gene encoding NADH-cytochrome b5 reductase 3-like isoform X2, translating to MATSSEFLSVPIIIGVVVVGVTAVLAKIFLFGKKKKSSPVTLSNPDVKVPLKLIDKEEISPDTRRFRFALPSPHHVLGLPVGQHIYLTARIDGSLVIRPYTPVSSDDDKGFVDLVVKIYFKNVHPKFPEGGKMSQYLENMEIGDYIDFRGPNGLLVYEGRGMFKIRPDKKLEAQTRVARKVGMIAGGTGITPMLQLVRQVFKDPEDRTELWLLFANQTENDILLRVELEEIKAQYPSRFHLWYTLDRPPSGWTYSSGFVNDEVIKEHLPPPSDETLILMCGPPPMINFACLPNLDKLGYPPQCRFAY from the exons ATGGCGACTTCGTCTGAGTTTCTG agtGTTCCAATTATCATTGGAGTAGTAGTGGTGGGCGTCACTGCAGTTCTGgctaaaatatttctgtttgggaaaaagaaaaagtcttccCCTGTTACATTGAGTAACCCTGATGTCAAAGTACCCTTGAAGCTGATTGACAAAGAG GAAATTAGCCCAGATACTAGAAGATTTCGTTTTGCCTTGCCGTCTCCACATCATGTTCTTGGTCTGCCTGTGG GTCAACACATCTATCTCACAGCACGTATTGATGGAAGCCTGGTTATTCGCCCCTACACTCCTGTTTCTAGTGATGATGACAAGGGTTTTGTTGATCTTGTTGTTAAG ATATACTTCAAGAATGTACATCCCAAATTTCCAGAAGGTGGCAAGATGTCTCAGTATTTAGAAAACATGGAAATTGGTGACTACATAGATTTCCGAGGACCCAATGGCCTGTTGGTGTATGAGGGACGAG GCATGTTCAAGATCCGACCTGACAAGAAACTGGAGGCACAGACGCGAGTGGCCCGCAAAGTAGGCATGATTGCAGGGGGAACTGGGATCACACCAATGTTGCAGTTGGTTCGCCAGGTTTTCAAAGATCCAGAAGACCGCACTGAGTTATGGCTTCTGTTTGCTAATCAG ACAGAGAATGACATCCTATTGAGGGTAGAGCTGGAAGAGATAAAGGCCCAGTACCCTAGTCGTTTTCATCTGTGGTACACGTTGGACCGGCCCCCATCAG GTTGGACATATAGCTCTGGTTTTGTCAATGATGAGGTGATCAAAGAACATCTCCCACCACCATCTGATGAGACTCTAATTCTCATGTGTGGGCCACCCCCCATGATCAACTTTGCTTGCCTTCCAAATCTAGACAAGCTGGGTTATCCACCGCAGTGCCGCTTTGCTTACTGA